The genomic interval GAATCCTTCAGCCAGCGGGAAATCAGCCTCCGGCCTGCACCGTTTCCGTACACAATCACCTTTGCATTGCCTTGACCCTGCAAGGTGAGTAGTTCATAATGGGTTTTTTGCGCCATATAATCGTAAATACGACATGCCTTTTCGTCCCCCAGCTTTGCGGCTAATCGCGTTTTAACATGGCCGGGTTGTGGATATTTTGCAAATTCCAGGATTAATGTTGCCTTGCTATTGGTGTACATGGACTTGTTGCCTGCTATTAACAGCAATTGGTGTAACGGCCTTTTTATGTTCTTGATGTTGATGTGCTATTTTCATTTTCTGAAATTGTTTTAAAAGCATTTCGGGTCGCATGATGTTTTTACCTTCGTGTTTTGTGCGTCGTATTTTTTGTCTCGTGCTTGTTTGGTTCTGACTATGCCGGCTTAAGCAGGGATAAAATATAAACAGTTATCTGAGCAGTAACAAAGGGATATCGCTCGTACGCAGCATAGCGGTTGTATTGCTTCCGGCCAGAAACTGCCTGATACGTGAATGTCCATATGCCCCCATTACCATCAGATCAATTTGATTTTCTTTCTGATAGGTACCAAGCGCCGCCTCTACCTTGCCTTCGAGCGTCTTTTGTGTCACGTCAAAACCAGCCGAAACCAGCTTGTCAAATGCTGATTCCAGTTGCGCTTTCCGTTCATCTGTACCACTGCATACCATAATCAGATGACAGGGCAGGCCTTTCAGCAACGGGCTTCCGGCCACCATATCAAGCGCTTTTTGGGCGGTCGGGCTGCCATCAAAGGCTATCATGAAGCAGTTTGGAGGGGAGAATTTTGATAGTACAATCAGAATAGGTTTGTGTATCGTGCGTATCACATTCTCAAGATTACTGCCAATCGGGTGAGCGGCGTTATCGTGTTCCGCACTCCGGCGTCCCATAACCAGAAGTCTCGTCTCGTCCTCAAGCTCCATCAGGGTTTCTACAAGACTACCGTGTCGCTGAAGTGTGGAAATATCTTTTGCTCCGTCTTCTCTGACACGGCGCTCAGCGGCTTCCAGCATGTATTTTCCGTGCTCTCTCGCCAATTTACTATGCTTTTCTTCCAGCACTGTTAGTTCGTCAAGTAAATGCTCCTGGCTGCCTAGTCCGATTTTTCCGGTGAGGTCCCCCTTGATGGGATATTCTGACTTATCGAGTACATGAAGCAATTTCAAATGTGCGTTTAAGCGCTGGCTGGCCCACGCCCCGGCATCACATACTGCTGCGGAGACGTGGAAGCGGCCAATACAGGTTATGATATTTGTCATCGTTATTCTCCTTAGTGACCGGCAAGCAATTTCTCGACTTCTTCGGGTTTATCATGCACTCCGAATTGATCTACAATCGTGGCGCTTGCTTCATTCATGCCAATAATTTCAACATGTACTCCCTCACGTCTGAATTTAATTACAACTTTGTCCAGTGCGTAAACTGATGTGACATCCCAAAAATGCGCTTCAGACAAATCAATGGTAACACGTTCCAGCGCTTCCTTAAAGTCAAATGAGTTGGTAAACCTATCCGCTGAAGCGTAAAATACCTGACCTATTACTTTATAAATACG from Candidatus Kuenenia stuttgartiensis carries:
- a CDS encoding universal stress protein, which encodes MTNIITCIGRFHVSAAVCDAGAWASQRLNAHLKLLHVLDKSEYPIKGDLTGKIGLGSQEHLLDELTVLEEKHSKLAREHGKYMLEAAERRVREDGAKDISTLQRHGSLVETLMELEDETRLLVMGRRSAEHDNAAHPIGSNLENVIRTIHKPILIVLSKFSPPNCFMIAFDGSPTAQKALDMVAGSPLLKGLPCHLIMVCSGTDERKAQLESAFDKLVSAGFDVTQKTLEGKVEAALGTYQKENQIDLMVMGAYGHSRIRQFLAGSNTTAMLRTSDIPLLLLR